A window of the Brassica napus cultivar Da-Ae chromosome A2, Da-Ae, whole genome shotgun sequence genome harbors these coding sequences:
- the LOC111206833 gene encoding uncharacterized protein LOC111206833 isoform X1: MAGLPLPLGSESQKIHERFCVIFEECIENNMSKAEILSYVHDKYLIPLHDTNRVWNHLERTNPDLFIAYNARIRERKAQPVYPSSQAGPSTAANEDFCQQVLNALGHIIKLLSDGHGVAPHPSATGSLKRKRVDENEERGENEGEKLQENERGVNEEAEKQITEKDEGNDEELQKKEEGDNEELQKNER; encoded by the exons ATGGCaggtcttcctcttcctctagGTTCTGAGAGTCAGAAAATCCATGAACGC TTTTGTGTCATATTCGAGGAATGCATTGAAAACAACATGAGCAAGGCTGAAATTTTGAGTTATGTGCATGATAAGTATCTAATCCCACTTCATGATACCAACAGAG TTTGGAATCATCTTGAAAGGACGAATCCAGATTTATTCATAGCATATAATGCAAGGATCCGTGAGCGCAAGGCACAAC CTGTTTATCCTTCAAGTCAAGCGGGACCTTCCACAGCTGCTAATG AAGATTTCTGTCAGCAGGTTTTGAATGCTTTGGGACATATTATCAAACTACTGTCTGATGGTCATGGAGTTGCTCCACATCCTTCTGCTACGGGATCTTTGAAGAGAAAGCGTGTTGATGAAAATGAAGAGAGAGGCGAAAATGAAGGAGAGAAACTGCAAGAGAATGAGAGAGGTGTCAATGAAGAAGCAGAGAAGCAGATCACTGAGAAAGATGAAGGTAACGATGAAGAACTGCAGAAGAAAGAGGAAGGTGACAATGAAGAACTGCAGAAGAATGAGAGGTGA
- the LOC106413698 gene encoding uncharacterized protein LOC106413698 isoform X2 → MDGLPDYYCVIVQDCIEKNMTKDETMRFVENEYVIPIQDTNRVWDHLERTNPDLFIAYNARMRERNARIPQRVAKPSSPPEVTSARRRKVRGTKKEYRLSPPPYCRPLLPDLNVPVASPQEAAAYANAVFPPTQARPSRAANANAYPNDFWQRVMNTLGQIQSNTQHLDTLSHIQSNTEQVVKLLTGGGHGFGPHPSAAGSLKRQRAEEAKERGKNEEAEKQQQKEEGNGEELQEKEEGNDEELQKNEGCDNV, encoded by the exons ATGGATGGTCTTCCCGATTAC TATTGTGTCATCGTCCAGGACTGCATTGAAAAGAACATGACCAAGGACGAAACTATGAGATTTGTAGAGAATGAGTATGTAATCCCAATTCAAGATACCAACAGAG TTTGGGATCATCTTGAAAGGACGAATCCAGATTTATTCATAGCATACAATGCAAGGATGCGTGAGCGCAATGCAAGAATCCCTCAGCGCGTTGCGAAAC CTTCTTCACCACCAGAGGTAACTTCCGCAAGGAGACGTAAAGTGCGTGGGACTAAGAAAGAATACCGTCTATCTCCTCCTCCTTATTGTCGCC CTTTGTTGCCTGATTTAAATGTTCCTGTTGCATCACCACAAGAAGCTGCTGCTTATGCTAATGCTGTTTTTCCTCCAACTCAAGCGAGACCTTCCAGAGCTGCTAATGCTAATGCTTATCCCA ACGACTTTTGGCAGCGGGTTATGAATACCTTGGGACAGATTCAGAGTAATACACAGCATCTGGATACTTTAAGTCACATTCAGAGTAATACAGAGCAGGTGGTCAAACTACTGACCGGTGGTGGACATGGATTTGGACCACATCCTTCTGCTGCCGGATCCTTAAAGAGACAGCGAGCTGAGGAGGCAAAAGAGAGAGGTAAAAACGAAGAAGCAGAGAAGCAGCAGCAGAAAGAGGAAGGTAACGGTGAAGAACTGCAGGAGAAAGAGGAAGGTAACGATGAGGAACTGCAGAAGAATGAGGGATGTGACAATGTATAA
- the LOC106413698 gene encoding uncharacterized protein LOC106413698 isoform X1, with product MDGLPDYYCVIVQDCIEKNMTKDETMRFVENEYVIPIQDTNRVWDHLERTNPDLFIAYNARMRERNARIPQRVAKPSSPPEVTSARRRKVRGTKKEYRLSPPPYCRPALLPDLNVPVASPQEAAAYANAVFPPTQARPSRAANANAYPNDFWQRVMNTLGQIQSNTQHLDTLSHIQSNTEQVVKLLTGGGHGFGPHPSAAGSLKRQRAEEAKERGKNEEAEKQQQKEEGNGEELQEKEEGNDEELQKNEGCDNV from the exons ATGGATGGTCTTCCCGATTAC TATTGTGTCATCGTCCAGGACTGCATTGAAAAGAACATGACCAAGGACGAAACTATGAGATTTGTAGAGAATGAGTATGTAATCCCAATTCAAGATACCAACAGAG TTTGGGATCATCTTGAAAGGACGAATCCAGATTTATTCATAGCATACAATGCAAGGATGCGTGAGCGCAATGCAAGAATCCCTCAGCGCGTTGCGAAAC CTTCTTCACCACCAGAGGTAACTTCCGCAAGGAGACGTAAAGTGCGTGGGACTAAGAAAGAATACCGTCTATCTCCTCCTCCTTATTGTCGCC CTGCTTTGTTGCCTGATTTAAATGTTCCTGTTGCATCACCACAAGAAGCTGCTGCTTATGCTAATGCTGTTTTTCCTCCAACTCAAGCGAGACCTTCCAGAGCTGCTAATGCTAATGCTTATCCCA ACGACTTTTGGCAGCGGGTTATGAATACCTTGGGACAGATTCAGAGTAATACACAGCATCTGGATACTTTAAGTCACATTCAGAGTAATACAGAGCAGGTGGTCAAACTACTGACCGGTGGTGGACATGGATTTGGACCACATCCTTCTGCTGCCGGATCCTTAAAGAGACAGCGAGCTGAGGAGGCAAAAGAGAGAGGTAAAAACGAAGAAGCAGAGAAGCAGCAGCAGAAAGAGGAAGGTAACGGTGAAGAACTGCAGGAGAAAGAGGAAGGTAACGATGAGGAACTGCAGAAGAATGAGGGATGTGACAATGTATAA
- the LOC106413626 gene encoding uncharacterized protein LOC106413626 → MDPFNPYRAVGNKVKECIDKYLMSKEETERYLEDQQGITRQDTNMAWIILERMHPDLFTSYYARIHERNARTRERVSSTSPRERASAILGGQEQQRLSPARRSLLPDSNVPDASPQEANAVYPTSQAGTSIASNALGHIIKLLSDGHGLGPHPSATGSLKRKQVGGENEARGENEEGEKLKENERDGNNEEAEKQIMEKEECNDEEAEKPKEKEEGSDEKLQKNEEGDNEGLQKKNEGDNEELQEAA, encoded by the exons Atggatcctttcaatccatac cGTGCGGTTGGTAACAAAGTCAAGGAATGCATTGACAAGTACCTGATGAGTAAGGAAGAAACTGAGAGATATCTAGAGGATCAGCAAGGAATCACACGTCAAGATACCAACATGG CTTGGATTATTCTTGAACGAATGCATCCAGATTTATTCACATCATACTATGCAAGAATCCATGAGCGCAATGCGAGGACCCGTGAGCGCGTTTCATCAA CTTCACCACGAGAGAGAGCTTCAGCTATACTGGGAGGGCAAGAGCAACAACGTCTATCTCCTGCTCGCCGCT CATTGTTGCCTGATTCAAATGTTCCTGATGCATCACCACAAGAAGCTAATGCTGTTTATCCTACAAGTCAAGCGGGAACTTCCATAGCTTCTAATGCTTTGGGCCATATTATCAAACTACTGTCTGATGGTCATGGACTTGGTCCACATCCTTCTGCTACGGGATCCTTGAAGAGAAAGCAAGTTGGTGGTGAGAATGAAGCGAGAGGCgaaaatgaagaaggagagaaacTGAAAGAGAATGAGAGAGATGGCAATAATGAAGAGGCAGAGAAGCAGATCATGGAGAAAGAGGAATGTAACGATGAAGAAGCAGAGAAGccaaaggagaaagaggaagGTAGCGATGAAAAACTGCAGAAGAATGAGGAAGGTGACAATGAAGGACTGCAGAAAAAAAACGAAGGTGACAATGAAGAATTGCAAGAAGCTGCATGA
- the LOC111209142 gene encoding uncharacterized protein LOC111209142: protein MAGLPFPGGSKTEKIHAQFYDIVEECIEDNMSKDETVRHLWDKYLIPHEYTNRVWNHLERTNPDSILCNDPFAQCTTAQESAAYANVLENQSLQASQQPAYPNDFWQRFMNTLGQIQSNTQHLDTLGHIQSNTEQVVKLLTDGHVFGPHPSAADSSKRQRAEEAEERCNSEAAAKLHENEEGDEEKPEKLHEKERPQ, encoded by the exons ATGGCAGGTCTTCCTTTTCCTGGCGGTTCTAAAACCGAGAAAATCCATGCACAA TTTTATGACATAGTTGAGGAATGCATTGAAGACAACATGAGCAAGGATGAAACTGTGAGACATCTATGGGATAAATATCTAATCCCACATGAATATACCAACAGAG TTTGGAATCATCTTGAAAGGACGAATCCAGATAGCATACTATGCAATGATCCGTTTGCGCAATGCACAAC TGCCCAAGAATCTGCTGCTTATGCTAATGTTCTAGAGAACCAAAGCCTTCAAGCCTCTCAGCAGCCAGCTTATCCGA ACGACTTTTGGCAGCGGTTTATGAATACCTTGGGCCAGATTCAGAGTAATACACAGCATTTGGATACTTTGGGTCACATTCAGAGTAATACAGAGCAGGTCGTCAAACTACTGACCGATGGACATGTATTTGGACCACATCCTTCGGCTGCGGATTCCTCCAAGAGGCAGCGAGCTGAAGAGGCAGAAGAGAGATGTAACAGTGAAGCAGCAGCGAAGCTGCATGAGAACGAGGAAGGTGAtgaagaaaaaccagagaaactGCACGAGAAAGAGAGGCCACAatga
- the LOC111206833 gene encoding uncharacterized protein LOC111206833 isoform X2 has product MAALSYYFCDIVEECIENNLSKDETMRHLWDKYLIPHEYTNRVWNHLERTNPDLFIAYNARIRERKAQPVYPSSQAGPSTAANEDFCQQVLNALGHIIKLLSDGHGVAPHPSATGSLKRKRVDENEERGENEGEKLQENERGVNEEAEKQITEKDEGNDEELQKKEEGDNEELQKNER; this is encoded by the exons ATGGCAGCTCTTTCTTATTAC TTTTGTGACATAGTTGAGGAATGCATTGAAAATAACCTAAgcaaggatgaaactatgaGACATCTATGGGATAAGTATCTAATCCCACATGAATATACCAACAGAG TTTGGAATCATCTTGAAAGGACGAATCCAGATTTATTCATAGCATATAATGCAAGGATCCGTGAGCGCAAGGCACAAC CTGTTTATCCTTCAAGTCAAGCGGGACCTTCCACAGCTGCTAATG AAGATTTCTGTCAGCAGGTTTTGAATGCTTTGGGACATATTATCAAACTACTGTCTGATGGTCATGGAGTTGCTCCACATCCTTCTGCTACGGGATCTTTGAAGAGAAAGCGTGTTGATGAAAATGAAGAGAGAGGCGAAAATGAAGGAGAGAAACTGCAAGAGAATGAGAGAGGTGTCAATGAAGAAGCAGAGAAGCAGATCACTGAGAAAGATGAAGGTAACGATGAAGAACTGCAGAAGAAAGAGGAAGGTGACAATGAAGAACTGCAGAAGAATGAGAGGTGA
- the LOC111206836 gene encoding uncharacterized protein LOC111206836, with protein MAGLPFPGGTPTEELHKHIRIGLMVKECIDNYMSKDETQRYLQSWYQFARQDINDAWGLLERKKPDSLRLHNERIRERNPRTCERVASSSPREGTSATQGGQEPQRLSPPPPPSARRTLWNSPNVQRYPAASPHVPQEAANNANALENQNLQAAPAYPNDFWQQLLNTLDQIQSKIYNLER; from the exons ATGGCAGGTCTTCCTTTTCCTGGCGGTACTCCGACAGAGGAACTCCATAAACAC ATTCGGATTGGTCTCATGGTCAAGGAGTGCATTGATAACTACATGAGCAAGGATGAAACACAGAGATATCTACAGAGTTGGTATCAATTCGCACGTCAAGATATCAACGATG CTTGGGGTCttcttgaaagaaaaaaaccaGATTCCTTAAGATTACACAATGAAAGGATCCGTGAGCGCAACCCAAGGACCTGTGAGCGTGTTGCATCAA GTTCGCCACGAGAGGGAACTTCAGCTACACAGGGAGGGCAAGAGCCGCAACGTCTatctccaccacctcctccttCTGCTCGCCGCA CATTGTGGAATTCTCCAAATGTCCAGAGATACCCTGCTGCATCACCACACGTGCCGCAAGAAGCAGCTAATAATGCTAATGCTCTAGAGAACCAAAACCTTCAAGCCGCTCCAGCTTACCCCA ACGACTTTTGGCAGCAGCTTTTGAATACTTTGGACCAGATTCAGAGTAAAATCTACAATTTAGAGAGGTAA
- the LOC106413615 gene encoding uncharacterized protein LOC106413615, whose product MAHTQNAQRDASASSSHVPHESATGNAGDDLVPVQQPLSPKTENLKEMLSRLDQIKSIQDMLKAMNDGHGLGQRVRNETVRDD is encoded by the exons TGGCTCATACTCAAAACGCGCAGAGAGACGCTTCTGCATCATCATCACATGTGCCGCATGAATCTGCTACTGGTAATGCTGGTGATGACCTAGTTCCTGTGCAGCAACCACTTTCTCCCA AAACCGAGAATTTGAAGGAGATGTTAAGTAGGTTGGATCAGATCAAGAGTATTCAAGACATGCTAAAAGCAATGAACGATGGTCATGGACTTGGACAGCGAGTTAGGAATGAAACAGTGAGAG ACGATTAG